GAAACCGCTACTAAAACGATGTCCAAGCGGCGCAGATCCGACGACGATGGCGAACCAAGATCCAGGCGCCATCTTCACTTGGTGGTGGACGACTGGGCCAAGGGGTTCAGCATATACAAGGTGGACGTATCGGGCTTCCACAGCACCGTCCCCGGCGCCGACTTGGACTCGCACTACCTGTTTTAGATGACGACGTTTAGGCTCTGCTACAACAAGGATGGGGGACTGCGAGCGAAGACGCGCCGGGCTTGCTCTTACATGATGCCCTGCAGCCCTGGGGATCAAATTCTTCCAATTGGCGTGTGTTTGGGATATGATATGCTCGCCTTGAAGCTTCTCCACGTGAAATTGTCTTTTCTTATATTAGATGGATTCTGTGTTTTAATCTTATGTATGAAAACCTGTTGTAGGGGAACCTGCCTTCCATGTGTGCCTTCATCACCTTTCCAGATGATTATGCTGATGATATGCTCATGATAGTGATATAGAGATTTTAGCACAGCaagaaaattgaaaaacatgcatgtacaCCTTTAAGAAATTTTTTAAACTATTGTATTGCATGTTTTATTCTGATTTAAAGAGTTACAGTCAATTTAATAATTAGGTTCTGATCTATTTTGGTTTATCAATTCActttacaatttttttctcaCCCCAGAATTTTGATGACTAGAAACAAACTCTGACTGAACTGGTCTCTCTGACTCAACTTGATTGGAATTCTGGTTCTGGATATCTGAGTGCCAACTATCTAGATAATTGGGATTTATCTCTAGTGACTGTTGCATCTGGAGATTAAGGAATTGCTAGGCAGAAGTGTTTTACTAACCATCTAATGGTGACACTAAATACACTACTCTGTAAAGTGGTACAGCTAACGTTATGGTTCTAAGCTTTGGAATTCCTGGAACTAATCAATTTCTTGGCATGGTTACTTCTGTAGTCAGGTCAAGCTTACAATGCTTAACCAAAAAGGCTACTAAATCGGGGAGGAAAGCATCCAGATGCAAAATCTGTTATTGGTCTTTTGGACTCTAGTCACACTACACTGAAAACAGAAGACATGCTACAGGAGCTTGCTACCTCTTTATCAAAGAACCTACATGCTACAATCTCTCTGATCTCCAGGTTGTGAGATTCAGTTTGTGTTAATCTTTGTATTTTATGAGGACTGGTAGGCAAACAAAACATACAGGTATAGAGCAACCATCACGAATAAATTTTAGTCTATCAAGAATTGGTTTCTAGATATAACTCCTCTGTTTTTGTATCTAAACATGTCAGCAAACAGAAACACACATAAACAACTATGTCCCTACCTCCAGGTGAATTATATCTTCAAATAATAAAATTGTCTAGACAGCTATGTACTTGTACAGAAACTTGACATATGCAGATATGCTACTCCAGTACATCCATTAAGCCTGTTGTTGCTAATCGTACCACACTACAGATCAGTTCTACTCAACAAGCATACAACCAgagcatatatatgtataaaGCAACACCACCTTAATTCTAAGCAATCAAGGATTTGGTGACCAATTGCAGTTCTCAGATCAGACATAAGCTTGTGTGCTGAACATACATATTCCCAGATTTTACTCTTTAATAGATCTAATTATTTTCTAATTATTTTCTCAGATTATACACAAGGCCTGAAACTGATTTATCAGTGCTCCTGTTTGCATGCATACACTGGTCTTATTTAATTGACCAAGCCATCCAAGTGGGTACTTAACCATTAGAAAGAATCCTTACTTGACATGTTAGTAAACTACAAGAAATAAGCCCTCTTTCCCTCGATCTCTAACTCGTTTTCTTTGTAGCTTAAATTTCTCAAAGGTTCGCCTGCACTCTCTCCCTCGCTGGACAAAACCGAATCTACAATACAATCGGCCCTTGCTTTCTTTGCTGTTTGCTCCTTGGTCAGCTAATGGTAACAGTAAGCATCTGAAGGAATTAGTCTTCTGCTGTAAACCCAAAAACCTGACAGAGCAACAAACACCTCACTTGGTTCTACAGGAACAAAAAATTAACTCAAGCTGAGGTTCCCCTTAACCCCTCTTCAAACACCAAAACAACACACAATCATAAACTTAAACTTGAGTTATCAAACATAAACTCTGTCAACGACTAAGAGattaaaaatataattttcttttttgaaagttAAAATATAATTTTCTCTTAACGTTTTGATGATATTCTCTTTTCTATCTAAAAAGACGAAACTGAAATGATTATCAATCGAATTTGAATAAGCACATGCAAAAGACTCCCTCAACTCGTAAATTCCATTTCTGAATCAGAACGGTTATGTACTTCACACACatactttcttttttattcCCATTCAATTACAACAGCGAGGAAGATACATAATGAACCATCAGCAGCATTAATCAAAACCACTCTTTGACAAGTACAAAAGCATATACTTCTGAAATCCACGTACGCCTGGCTCAGTGCTGTCTTGTCACAACTAGACAGGTTGGAGCACATTTTATTTCAACCCGGAAGAAAACACGCAATATAAGAAGACCATAAATTTATATGTTTCATCTTGATTTATTTAGTTGTAAGCGTCCGGGCTGGCAACGAGGTAAGtctcggcagccttgaagaTTGCGGTGACGGAGTCCTTGGCCTTGGTGATCTCATCTTTGACCTCGACGCCCGGCAGCAGCTTGTAAGTCGAGTCCACCTTCACCACACTCCCGCCGTTGGCCGACGGCTCCACCTTGATGTTTGAGGTTGCCGTCTCGATTGCCacgccgatgccgccgccttcgATGAGGGTCGACTTGCACTCGCACTTGTCCGCGTCCACGAAGTCGAGCCTCTCCTTCATGAAGCTGAAGGGCATGACTGCAAGAGCAATTTCAACATTACACACTGTGCAACAGTTCGACTCTTTACCCACTCAAGTTTTTCAGTGACATGGTTTGCATGTGGCACACTGGTGAGTCTAAGAGTACGTACCTGAGGTGAAGTTAAACTGCCTGACGCTGCCGATGCTGCCTTCTCCCTCGACGGGGTGGGCGCTGGCGACGATGTGTGGCGCGAGCTTGGGGGCCAGGCTGTGCCAGTCCATGACATCGGCACGGAACAGACGCGCTGCATAGATCTCGGCCCGTGCCGAAATtcctcaacggtcttatcctgaccacgcggcgCAAAGAAAAGCAACGTCATCATTATCGCGGGAAAAACAGTCACTGCTTACGTATCGGTGTCAGGCGACTGCGCAAAAGAAGCgacgaaagagaatctctgacgggaGCCGCCAGAGGTCAacagtacttgttgcagggtgtcaaggaaagtaaagttgtcttgtccactgcggtgccacccggagggaaccaagccgcgtgcccgacGGGGAACAAGGAAGATGATGTTTgtactcggcccacatgtcggtgtgacatgggcggcctataaatagagcactacccccCTCTATGGAGAAAGAgcacttaggcatctagggttttcccatttttattcttcttcctcaagaatacagctcaaagAGCGCCATTGTAAGAGCTtgtctatctcggctaatacaacaaagtaggagtaggagtcttacctcggcaagaggctccaaacctgggtaaattgcTGTGTGCTCgtgtgtttgtgcgtgtttcccttcacgtccctcctcctccggttcctcctttgTCCATCGGActcaagttaagccatcctatggcatctgtcgTGACACCAACCACGACGGtgggcgcccaccgtggggccagcagcggcgctggctggagtcttcatccggacgggaagctttctcgccaccggagagcgcgtggtctccggtttggtccagagattcggctctctgggcttcatcgacaacaacgcgggtTGTTTCAACGACACACCGCTTCCTTGCgagggccgcttcatcaacttcggcatgcacgagGTTTATGTTGCCACTGACAGCCCCtgcaggtacccagagcaggtggtggtggccgaaaACCCCCCCGCCGTCTGCACGGTCCGCGGCCAGCATGTTGACtgtgtaacagcccgagagcaacactttacatttaagcccttgttggacctgtttgtaatttaaatattgttgttgtgtcattttacatttgcatccatgccatgtcatcCCTTCTTTGCTTTacataaatttgaaaattacattttaacttgtggtttgaaatattgttgtttgaatttgctagaagattcaaatatgaatcatcattccttctttgagtttgaattccTTTTCCTATATTTTACAAATGTCAATCAAATGGGTTTTGATTTAAACCTTTaccccatttgaatatttccaAATAGTAGTGCCATATTTGAATTCTCCTACTTCTCAACTTTTCAAAatggtatttgaaatttgaatccaaaaactatttgcacaacagaaaacagaaaaagggaaaaggaaaaagagaagaaaaagaaaagcttaCCTCTTACTTTCGGCCCGAGTCAGCCTAGCCACCTCGGCCCTTTCTCTTCGCGAGCACCAGTCGCCTCGGCCCAGCTACGCCCGCGCGTGCCCCGCATTGCGTTTTCCCTCAGCGAAGGCGCCTTCCGCGAAGTAAGCCATCTCTCacagtcttcttcttccctctgCTTTTCGTCCTCTTACCCGGTGAACCCCGCGCCACGTCGACGTCAACAGCGACAGGGAGAGCTCCACGCCCCTACTTAagccgggccgggccgcgcCCCTCCTCGCAGCCCTAGCGCCAGGAAAACCCTAGACGggtcctcctctccctctttctcgccgccgccgtcgcctcctttTTCGAGccgtgggcgccgccgcgtcaCGTCGTCGACTccgtcgtcttcgtctccggctgACCGCGTCAAAAGAACCGTGAGCGTGTCTGCTTCGTCTACACGCGAGTAATTGCCCGGAGATCAACTGCGTCGTCGCCtagctcctcttcttcaactctggccgccgccgacccttCTTCAAATTCCGATGAgctccttcctcctcaccggcgaCAGCCTGCTCGGTGAGCTTCGCCTCGTCCTCGCGCACCCGTTCcacctctcctctcccttttTAGTTCACCATAGCCCTAGGTTAGCGACGACCGTGCCGGGACGCCGTCGGCGAGCTCTGCTCCATgccgcgccggcgctccagcaGAGCTTGTGTGTTGTCCTTCGAGGCAACTTGCTCCCCGTCGAACTTGGAACGAGAAAAGGCATCGCCTTTTTGCTCCCCCGTGCCGcgtggtcgccgccgacgagtcaccgccgtggccgccgcgcgcgcccgcgagCCACCGGCGTTTCTCTTTGGTTTAAAAGGGTATGCACCCTATAGCTATCGAGATCCGATTCGCAGCCTGACTGGCCGCTTGCTCTGTCCGTTCGCCTAGATCCACGCGTCGCGGGTTCGATCCCTCGCGGTGCGGGATAAAAACCCCAATTTTTGGAGTTTCACCGGTcactgacaagtgggccccacggacccacctgtcagttgCCTGGTGCACCACTGCACCGGTGGACTGAGTCCATGCGCCGAGTTTGTTAGAATTTCTTTTTGGATTTTGTTTAATTGCAGAAAATTGTTTTATCTTGTTTAAATCCTAGTAAATACATGCTAAGTCCAATttgggcaaaccatatatgttttggaatcataaaaatgcaaggaatttaactgtgcaATTAGATTTACACTTTGgggtttcaaatttcaaatttgtcccagatttgaaattcaaacgtaTGAACTTGTCTAGTCTCTATTTTAAAAACTGGTAGCTCATCTGTAACTAAtgtaaacatcaaagttgatCCCTGTAACTTGTAGAACACAGTAGCATACTTGGTTAGGCCATTTGAGTCCTTTAAAGTTGTTGTTTACTTTAATTAAGCCACCTAATGGTTAACTTTGTTGCTAATGGAATCAATTCGTTTGCATATTGTTGCATCATGATGTCACATGCCATTtcatgttgtattgtgcattgCACTGTTGATTGTTACCTTATTTGTGTATTCGGTGATTTGGTTCTTTACGATAGCGACTCCGACTTACTCCGCCGACGATCCGGGTCCCACACTTCTTCGGAccccctctctcggtgcccagcgaccgagGATCCAGGCAAGCAtccattccttgaacatgttgtttatacccaatgcctctctctcattcttgcattaagttacatTCTCGgatcttgtcacgatgcctctaggattgcataactttagtcagctctactcacatgcctgttgtcttgttccttatcctattaccatgtcacctgtttgttattgccctagttggtcattagaagtttTGCTTAGcttgctagtctagtgtccttacttggggttatacaattgctacatccacatgctactttctgtatttaattgcaattattaaactgtgacatgttatgttacctgcacaaggcaacgatgggaggccatgctaacgcattggtgctttgttccattggcgccgacctaaggactgagttctcgttttcgccgacccaagaaacttcgtgctaaccgctcgtgggagaatatatgggttccccctcgacTTAGTACTTGCTCctcagctcttcc
This is a stretch of genomic DNA from Brachypodium distachyon strain Bd21 chromosome 1, Brachypodium_distachyon_v3.0, whole genome shotgun sequence. It encodes these proteins:
- the LOC100833763 gene encoding pathogenesis-related protein 1, which produces MDWHSLAPKLAPHIVASAHPVEGEGSIGSVRQFNFTSVCNVEIALAVMPFSFMKERLDFVDADKCECKSTLIEGGGIGVAIETATSNIKVEPSANGGSVVKVDSTYKLLPGVEVKDEITKAKDSVTAIFKAAETYLVASPDAYN